Proteins encoded together in one Lathyrus oleraceus cultivar Zhongwan6 chromosome 5, CAAS_Psat_ZW6_1.0, whole genome shotgun sequence window:
- the LOC127085449 gene encoding heparanase-like protein 1: MGLGFHHLALFLFLASIQVTLSRDIEHGSLLVNGAQAKAETGENFICATIDWWPHDKCDYDHCSWGYSSVVNLDVSRPFLAKAIQALKPLRIRLGGSLQDQVVYDVGNPNSPCHPFQKMKGGLFDFSKGCLHMKRWDELNQFFNQTGAIVTFGLNALHGKHQVVPKVWEGAWDPTNAYDFIKYTVSKGYRIDAWELGNELSGKGIGARVGVAQYGKDLINLKRILDTLYENSRFKPSLVAPGGFYEKEWYNKLLQVSGSGIINVLTHHIYNLGPGSDGHLEGKILDPDRLSRVETIFSNLSETIQKHGPWTSAWVGEAGGAYNSGGHDVSNTFLNSFWYLDQLGIASTYNTKVYCRQTLIGGNYGLLNTSTLTPNPDYYSALLWQRLMGKKVLAVSSDISSPFLRTYVHCSKDRAGVTLLVINLSNQTHFILNVKNPTRVKRDEVSKNIHKERNSFFDNLKKAFSWVGTKGSEVTFREEYHLTPEDDNLKSQTMVLNGIPLKLTNEGDVPTMDPVRNNVRSPIYIVPLSIAFVVYPNFDAPACARH, from the exons ATGGGATTGGGATTCCACCATCTTGCATTGTTTCTCTTTTTGGCCTCTATTCAAGTTACTTTAAGTCGAGATATTGAACACGGTTCGCTACTAGTAAATGGAGCTCAAGCAAAAGCCGAAACAGGTGAAAACTTTATCTGTGCAACTATTGATTGGTGGCCACATGATAAGTGTGACTACGACCATTGCTCTTGGGGATATTCGTCTGTCGTAAATTTG GATGTATCTCGTCCTTTCCTTGCCAAGGCAATTCAAG CCCTCAAGCCGTTGAGGATAAGACTCGGAGGTTCTCTGCAAGATCAGGTGGTGTATGACGTAGGAAACCCGAACTCTCCTTGTCATCCATTTCAAAAGATGAAAGGTGGATTGTTCGATTTTTCAAAGGGATGCTTACACATGAAAAGATGGGATGAGCTGAATCAGTTTTTCAATCAGACAGG GGCCATTGTGACATTTGGCTTGAACGCGCTCCATGGAAAGCACCAGGTTGTTCCTAAAGTTTGGGAAGGAGCTTGGGATCCTACAAATGCTTATGATTTTATAAAGTACACGGTTTCGAAGGGATACAGGATCGACGCATGGGAACTCG GTAACGAGTTGAGCGGCAAGGGCATCGGTGCACGTGTTGGCGTTGCACAGTACGGGAAAGACTTGATCAACCTTAAACGGATTCTCGACACGTTATACGAAAACTCTAGATTCAAACCCTCACTTGTAGCACCTGGTGGCTTTTATGAAAAGGAATGGTATAATAAGCTTCTTCAGGTTTCTGGTTCCGGCATAATCAATGTTCTGACTCATCATATATATAATTTGGGACCAG GTAGTGACGGACATCTTGAAGGGAAGATTTTAGATCCCGATCGGTTGAGCAGGGTGGAAACGATTTTCAGCAATCTTTCAGAAACCATTCAAAAACACGGTCCTTGGACGTCTGCATGGGTAGGGGAAGCTGGCGGGGCTTACAACAGCGGTGGTCATGATGTTTCCAACACATTTCTGAATAGCTTTTG GTACTTAGATCAACTTGGAATCGCATCCACCTACAATACTAAAGTTTATTGTAGGCAGACATTAATCGGAGGGAACTACGGCCTTCTCAATACCTCCACTCTCACTCCAAATCCTGACTACTATAG TGCGCTTTTGTGGCAACGGTTGATGGGAAAGAAGGTTCTTGCAGTTTCCAGCGATATTTCTTCGCCATTTTTACGGACTTACGTCCATTGTTCAAAAGATAGA GCTGGCGTAACGTTACTGGTGATCAACTTAAGTAATCAAACGCACTTCATACTCAACGTGAAAAACCCTACGCGTGTTAAAAGAGACGAAGTGAGCAAAAACATTCATAAAGAAAGAAACTCATTCTTCGACAATCTCAAGAAAGCGTTCTCTTGGGTTGGAACGAAAGGCTCGGAGGTCACGTTCCGGGAAGAGTATCACTTAACTCCAGAAGATGATAACCTCAAAAGCCAAACCATGGTGCTGAATGGAATTCCACTCAAGTTAACAAATGAAGGGGATGTTCCAACAATGGATCCGGTTCGCAATAATGTGAGGTCTCCAATATATATAGTTCCTTTGTCAATTGCATTTGTTGTGTATCCAAACTTTGATGCTCCAGCTTGTGCTAGACACTGA
- the LOC127085452 gene encoding uncharacterized protein LOC127085452 has protein sequence MYPQPFNSQQQEQQQPYYSFFPRTSDSSLHPPGTNPVANSAPFPATQTADYQNWVAQQPEPIGYDLPNAAGSSYETSAPSAWNATWPHQVYGNETTTMLPNQTKFTHALRCEVCKLDVNSRDSYEKHIAGKKHKKNLQSGISSFQVQALIGPVVKQPETKNQVVQSKVCTTCNVLCTSHDTYIKHIAGKKHAAQVCLMSNGGIGPSIAEFKRNGVAPFQKAAKKIKVAQSAWCETCKINCNSRDMYITHLAGKKHLKNLEKLSNPKIDVGTSSTATASNTLIGPQEKPGTDKPKATKASELDIEAKKRKVVEGGTAVNNVKTCTLCNVVCNSETVFNLHLVGQKHAAMVKKAG, from the exons ATGTACCCTCAACCCTTCAATTcacaacaacaagaacaacaacaaccCTACTATTCGTTTTTCCCTCGCACTTCAGATTCTTCGCTTCATCCTCCCGGCACTAACCCAGTTGCAAATTCAGCACCTTTTCCCGCCACCCAAACAGCAGATTATCAGAATTGGGTCGCTCAACAACCTGAACCCATCGGTTACGATCTTCCCAAT GCGGCTGGTTCATCATACGAGACTTCTGCGCCTTCTGCATGGAATGCTACATGGCCACATCAAGTTTATGGCAACGAGACTACAACAATGTTGCCTAACCAAACCAAATTCACCCATGCGTTGAGGTGTGAAGTGTGTAAACTTGATGTCAATAGCCGAGATTCATATGAAAAGCACATCGCCGGAAAGAAACATAAGAAAAATTTACAAAGTGGCATAAGTAGCTTCCAAGTACAAGCGTTAATTGGTCCTGTAGTCAAGCAACCGGAGACTAAGAACCAGGTGGTACAGTCAAAGGTTTGCACAACTTGCAATGTTTTGTGCACGAGTCACGACACATATATTAAACATATTGCCGGGAAAAAGCACGCAGCTCAG GTTTGCTTGATGTCTAATGGTGGCATTGGTCCATCTATTGCCGAATTCAAGCGTAACGGAGTTGCTCCGTTTCAAAAAGCCGCTAAGAAAATCAAGGTTGCTCAATCTGCATGGTGTGAAACTTGTAAGATTAATTGTAACAGCAGGGATATGTATATTACACACTTAGCCGGAAAGAAACACTTGAAGAACTTGGAGAAACTGTCGAATCCGAAAATCGACGTTGGCACCAGTTCCACTGCCACTGCTTCAAATACTCTAATCGGACCACAGGAAAAGCCAGGTACCGATAAACCAAAAGCAACGAAGGCATCAGAACTTGATATCGAGGCGAAGAAACGGAAAGTTGTGGAAGGAGGAACTGCGGTTAATAATGTTAAAACGTGTACTTTATGCAATGTGGTGTGTAATAGCGAGACAGTTTTCAATCTTCACCTTGTTGGGCAGAAGCATGCTGCTATGGTGAAGAAAGCAGGGTGA
- the LOC127085451 gene encoding SNAP25 homologous protein SNAP33 — protein sequence MFGSKKSPLKDAKPSSNEDKKYKPSRKISSEYNLVQGETNTNPFDDGDVHHVRSSSSSYAPSYGNRNMYKNDFRESGGLESQSVEDLENYAVYKAEETTKSVNNCRKIAEEMREEASKTLVMLHHQGEQITRSHDIAAGIDHDLSRGEKLLGSLGGMFSKTWKPKKTGVIKGPTIFSDDPVRRSANHSEQREKLGLNSAPKGQSNPRRAISEPTNAFERVEVEKGKQDDALSDISDLLGELKGMAIDMGSEIDKQTKAIDGFEKDTEKLNDRMNGANRRTRHLLGK from the exons ATGTTTGGTTCAAAGAAATCTCCTTTGAAAGATGCTAAACCTAGTTCTAATGAAGACAAAAAGTATAAACCTTCAAGGAAGATTTCTTCTGAGTATAACTTAGTTCAGGGAGAAACTAATACCAATCCGTTTGATGACGGTGATGTTCATCATGTCCGATCTTCGTCGTCGTCTTATGCTCCGTCGTATGGAAATCGGAACATGTATAAGAACGATTTCCGTGAATCTGGGGGATTGGAGAGTCAGTCAGTGGAGGATTTGGAGAATTATGCTGTTTACAAGGCGGAAGAGACTACGAAATCGGTAAACAATTGTCGGAAGATAGCGGAGGAGATGCGAGAGGAGGCTTCCAAGACGTTGGTTATGTTGCATCATCAAGGCGAGCAGATTACAAGGAGTCACGATATTGCTGCTGGCATTGACCATGATTTAAGTCGG GGAGAAAAGCTTTTGGGAAGTCTTGGTGGCATGTTCTCCAAAACATGGAAACCGAAGAAGACCGGCGTAATAAAAGGCCCAACCATATTTTCCG ATGATCCGGTCCGAAGAAGCGCCAACCACTCTGAGCAACGAGAGAAGTTGGGATTGAATTCTGCCCCTAAAGGACAGTCAAACCCAAGAAGAGCCATTTCGGAGCCAACTAATGCATTTGAAAGAGTCGAG GTTGAGAAAGGGAAGCAAGATGATGCACTATCTGATATAAGTGATTTGTTGGGAGAACTTAAAGGCATGGCCATTGACATGGGATCTGAAATTGACAA GCAAACCAAAGCCATAGATGGATTTGAAAAGGATACCGAGAAGTTGAACGACCGCATGAATGGCGCCAATCGACGCACTCGTCATTTACTTGGAAAATAG